Proteins encoded by one window of Enterobacter pseudoroggenkampii:
- the eutH gene encoding ethanolamine utilization protein EutH, producing MGINEIIMYIMMFFMLIAAVDRILSQFGGSARFLGKFGKSIEGSGGQFEEGFMAMGALGLAMVGMTALAPVLAHVLGPVIIPLYEMLGANPSMFAGTLLACDMGGFFLAKELAGGDVAAWLYSGLILGAMMGPTLVFSIPVALGIIEPSDRRYLALGVLAGIVTIPVGCIAGGLVAMYSGVEINGQPVEFTFALILMNMIPVLIVAVLVALGLKFIPEKMINGFQIFAKFLVALITLGLAAAVIKFLLGWELIPGLDPIFMAPGDRPGEVMRAIEVIGSISCVLLGAYPMVLLLTRWFEKPLMSVGNLLNVNNIAAAGMVATLANNIPMFGMMKNMDTRGKVINCAFAVSAAFALGDHLGFAAANMNAMIFPMIVGKLIGGVTAIGVAMLLVPKDEDVPATADTHPEAQS from the coding sequence ATGGGAATTAACGAAATCATCATGTACATCATGATGTTCTTTATGCTGATTGCCGCCGTGGACAGGATCCTGTCGCAGTTCGGTGGTTCGGCGCGCTTCCTCGGTAAGTTCGGTAAGAGTATTGAGGGTTCGGGCGGCCAGTTTGAAGAAGGTTTCATGGCGATGGGCGCGCTGGGCCTGGCAATGGTCGGTATGACCGCGCTGGCACCCGTACTGGCGCATGTGCTTGGGCCGGTGATTATTCCGCTGTACGAAATGCTGGGCGCAAACCCGTCGATGTTTGCCGGAACGCTGCTGGCGTGCGATATGGGCGGCTTCTTCCTGGCGAAAGAACTGGCGGGCGGCGACGTTGCGGCGTGGCTGTACTCTGGCCTGATCCTCGGAGCGATGATGGGGCCGACGCTGGTCTTCTCCATTCCGGTTGCGCTGGGAATTATTGAACCGTCCGATCGTCGTTATCTGGCGCTGGGCGTGCTGGCCGGTATTGTCACCATTCCAGTTGGCTGTATTGCGGGTGGTTTGGTCGCGATGTACTCCGGCGTCGAAATCAATGGTCAGCCGGTGGAGTTCACCTTTGCGCTGATCCTGATGAACATGATCCCGGTGCTGATCGTGGCCGTGCTGGTGGCGCTGGGATTGAAATTCATCCCGGAAAAAATGATCAACGGCTTCCAGATCTTCGCGAAATTCCTCGTGGCGCTGATCACCCTCGGTCTGGCGGCTGCGGTGATCAAATTCCTGCTCGGCTGGGAGCTGATTCCGGGTCTTGATCCTATCTTCATGGCACCGGGAGACAGGCCGGGTGAAGTGATGCGCGCCATCGAAGTTATCGGTTCTATCTCCTGTGTGCTGCTGGGCGCCTACCCGATGGTGCTGCTGTTGACCCGCTGGTTTGAAAAACCGCTGATGAGCGTCGGCAACCTGTTAAACGTTAATAACATTGCGGCTGCGGGGATGGTCGCGACGCTGGCGAACAACATCCCGATGTTCGGCATGATGAAGAATATGGATACCCGCGGCAAAGTGATCAACTGTGCCTTTGCGGTCTCCGCGGCCTTTGCTCTGGGGGACCACTTAGGCTTCGCCGCTGCCAACATGAACGCGATGATCTTCCCAATGATTGTCGGCAAGTTGATCGGCGGTGTGACGGCGATTGGCGTGGCTATGCTGTTAGTACCGAAAGACGAAGATGTTCCGGCAACAGCAGACACTCATCCGGAGGCGCAATCGTGA
- the eutM gene encoding ethanolamine utilization microcompartment protein EutM: MEALGMIETRGLVALIEASDAMVKAARVKLVGVKQIGGGLVTAMVRGDVAACKAATDAGAAAAQRIGELVSVHVIPRPHGDLEEVFPISFKGDSNDM, encoded by the coding sequence ATGGAAGCATTAGGAATGATTGAAACCCGGGGCCTGGTTGCACTGATTGAGGCTTCTGACGCAATGGTTAAAGCGGCACGTGTGAAACTGGTTGGCGTGAAGCAGATCGGTGGCGGTCTGGTCACTGCTATGGTCCGCGGCGACGTAGCGGCATGTAAAGCGGCAACAGACGCAGGTGCTGCGGCTGCACAGCGTATTGGCGAGCTGGTTTCCGTACACGTGATCCCGCGCCCGCATGGCGATCTGGAAGAAGTGTTCCCGATTAGCTTTAAAGGCGACAGCAACGACATGTAA
- the eutJ gene encoding ethanolamine utilization protein EutJ → MAHDEQRWLTPRLLKAAALCNQTPAASDSPLWLGVDLGTCDVVSMVVDSDGQPVAVCLDWADVVRDGIVWDFFGAVTLVRRHLDTLEQQLGCRFTHAATSFPPGTDRRISINVLESAGLEVSHVLDEPTAVADLLQLDNAGVVDIGGGTTGIAIVKQGKVIYSADEATGGHHISLTLAGNRRIQLEEAEQYKRSNGKEIWSVVKPVYEKMAEIVAHHIAGQGVADLWLAGGSCMQPGVDELFRKRFPKLQVHLPQHSLFMTPLAIANSGKEKAEGIYAS, encoded by the coding sequence ATGGCGCACGACGAACAGCGTTGGCTGACACCCAGGCTGCTAAAAGCGGCAGCGCTATGTAACCAGACGCCTGCTGCGAGCGATTCGCCGCTGTGGCTGGGCGTTGATTTGGGAACCTGTGATGTGGTGTCGATGGTTGTCGACAGTGACGGACAGCCGGTTGCGGTTTGCCTGGACTGGGCCGATGTCGTGCGCGATGGCATCGTCTGGGATTTCTTCGGCGCGGTGACCCTCGTTCGTCGCCATCTCGATACGCTCGAACAACAGCTGGGTTGCCGCTTTACCCATGCGGCAACCTCGTTTCCACCGGGAACGGACCGGCGCATTTCGATCAACGTGCTGGAGTCTGCCGGACTTGAAGTGAGTCATGTGCTTGACGAACCGACCGCGGTGGCGGACCTGTTGCAGCTCGATAACGCTGGCGTGGTGGATATCGGGGGCGGTACCACCGGGATTGCCATTGTTAAACAGGGCAAAGTGATCTATTCCGCCGATGAAGCGACCGGCGGGCACCATATTTCCCTGACGCTCGCCGGGAACCGTCGCATCCAGTTGGAGGAAGCCGAGCAGTACAAGCGCAGCAATGGCAAAGAAATCTGGTCAGTGGTTAAGCCGGTCTACGAAAAGATGGCGGAAATCGTGGCTCACCATATAGCCGGACAGGGCGTCGCTGACTTGTGGCTGGCCGGTGGCTCCTGTATGCAGCCGGGCGTTGATGAACTGTTCCGTAAGCGTTTCCCGAAGCTGCAGGTGCATTTACCCCAGCACAGCCTGTTTATGACTCCGCTGGCGATTGCAAATAGCGGAAAAGAAAAAGCGGAAGGAATCTATGCAAGCTGA
- the eutT gene encoding ethanolamine utilization cob(I)yrinic acid a,c-diamide adenosyltransferase EutT, giving the protein MKDFITEAWLRANHTLSEGAEIHLPADARLTPSARELLESRHLRIKFIDEQGSLFIADEDQQPQPVHGLTSSDTHPQASCELCHQPVAKKPDTLTHLTANKMVAKSDPRLGFRAALDSTIALAVWLQIELGQPWQPWLSDIRSRLGNIMRADAMDELLGAQAIVGLSDDDLHRLSHQPLRYLDHDHLVPEASHGHDCALLNLLRTKVRETETVAAQVFITRSFEVMRPDIMQALNRLSSTVYVMMILSVAKHPLTVSQIQQRLEEKP; this is encoded by the coding sequence ATGAAGGATTTCATTACCGAAGCATGGCTCAGAGCGAATCATACGCTCAGCGAAGGGGCTGAAATTCATCTCCCCGCTGACGCTCGCCTGACGCCGTCTGCCCGGGAATTACTGGAAAGCCGACATCTGCGCATTAAGTTTATCGACGAGCAGGGCAGCCTGTTTATTGCTGACGAAGACCAGCAGCCGCAGCCGGTGCATGGGTTAACCAGCAGCGATACGCATCCACAGGCCAGCTGCGAACTGTGTCATCAACCGGTGGCGAAGAAACCTGACACGCTGACGCATCTGACGGCGAACAAGATGGTTGCCAAAAGTGATCCGCGCCTGGGATTTCGCGCCGCGCTGGACAGCACCATCGCGCTGGCCGTGTGGTTGCAGATAGAGCTTGGGCAACCGTGGCAGCCGTGGCTTTCGGATATCCGTTCGCGCCTGGGCAACATTATGCGCGCCGATGCGATGGACGAGCTGCTGGGAGCACAAGCTATCGTCGGCTTAAGTGACGACGATTTACACCGCCTTTCGCATCAGCCGCTGCGCTATCTGGACCACGACCATCTGGTGCCTGAAGCCAGTCACGGACATGATTGCGCGCTGCTTAATCTGCTGCGTACCAAAGTCCGTGAAACGGAGACGGTGGCGGCCCAGGTTTTCATCACCCGTAGTTTTGAAGTCATGCGACCGGACATCATGCAGGCGCTCAACCGCCTTTCCAGTACGGTCTACGTCATGATGATTCTGAGCGTTGCGAAGCACCCGCTGACGGTTAGCCAAATTCAACAGCGACTGGAGGAGAAACCGTGA
- the eutB gene encoding ethanolamine ammonia-lyase subunit alpha: MKLKTTLFGNVYQFKDVKEVLAKANELRSGDVLAGVAATSSQERVAAKQVLSEMTVADIRNNPVISYEEDCVTRLIQDDVNETAYNRIKNWSISELREYVLSDETSVDDIAFTRKGLTSEVVAAVAKICSNADLIYGGKKMPVIKKANTTIGLPGTFSCRLQPNDTRDDVQSIAAQIYEGLSFGAGDAVIGVNPVTDDVENLSRVLDTVYGVIDKFNIPTQGCVLAHVTTQIEAIRRGAPGGLIFQSICGSEKGLKEFGVELAMLDEARAVGAEFNRIAGENCLYFETGQGSALSAGANFGADQVTMEARNYGLARHYDPFLVNTVVGFIGPEYLYNDRQIIRAGLEDHFMGKLSGISMGCDCCYTNHADADQNLNENLMILLATAGCNYIMGMPLGDDIMLNYQTTAFHDTATVRQLLNLRPSPEFESWLETMGIMANGRLTKRAGDPSLFF; this comes from the coding sequence ATGAAACTAAAGACCACATTGTTCGGCAATGTTTATCAGTTTAAGGATGTGAAAGAGGTGCTGGCAAAAGCCAACGAACTGCGTTCGGGGGATGTGCTGGCAGGGGTAGCTGCAACCAGTTCGCAGGAGCGCGTGGCGGCCAAGCAGGTGCTGTCAGAAATGACGGTGGCGGATATCCGCAATAACCCGGTGATTTCCTATGAAGAGGACTGCGTCACGCGTCTGATTCAGGATGACGTCAACGAAACGGCCTATAACCGCATCAAAAACTGGAGCATCAGCGAACTGCGCGAGTACGTGCTGAGCGATGAAACCTCCGTTGATGACATTGCGTTTACGCGTAAAGGGTTAACGTCGGAAGTGGTCGCCGCGGTAGCAAAAATCTGCTCTAACGCGGACCTGATCTACGGCGGTAAGAAAATGCCGGTGATCAAAAAGGCCAACACCACTATTGGTCTTCCTGGCACTTTCAGCTGCCGTTTACAGCCGAACGACACCCGTGATGACGTGCAGAGTATTGCGGCACAAATCTACGAGGGACTCTCCTTCGGTGCGGGCGATGCGGTAATTGGCGTAAACCCGGTAACGGATGATGTGGAAAACTTAAGCCGCGTACTGGATACCGTGTACGGCGTTATCGATAAGTTCAACATCCCGACCCAGGGCTGCGTACTGGCACACGTTACCACCCAGATCGAAGCGATTCGTCGCGGCGCGCCGGGCGGGCTGATTTTCCAGAGTATCTGCGGCAGCGAGAAAGGCTTAAAAGAGTTCGGCGTTGAGCTGGCTATGCTGGATGAAGCACGTGCAGTGGGCGCGGAGTTCAACCGCATCGCCGGTGAAAACTGCCTGTACTTCGAAACCGGACAAGGGTCTGCGCTCTCCGCAGGCGCTAACTTCGGTGCCGATCAGGTGACGATGGAAGCGCGTAACTACGGGCTGGCGCGTCACTACGATCCGTTTCTGGTGAACACCGTGGTGGGCTTTATCGGGCCGGAGTATCTGTACAACGATCGTCAGATTATTCGCGCGGGTCTGGAAGATCACTTTATGGGCAAGCTGAGTGGCATCTCAATGGGCTGCGACTGCTGCTACACCAACCATGCTGATGCTGACCAGAACCTCAACGAAAACCTGATGATTCTGCTCGCCACCGCTGGCTGCAACTACATCATGGGCATGCCGCTCGGTGACGACATCATGCTCAACTATCAGACCACCGCCTTTCACGATACCGCCACCGTCCGTCAGTTGCTGAATTTACGGCCGTCGCCGGAGTTTGAAAGCTGGCTGGAAACCATGGGCATTATGGCAAACGGTCGCCTGACCAAACGGGCGGGCGATCCGTCACTGTTCTTCTGA
- the eutG gene encoding ethanolamine utilization ethanol dehydrogenase EutG produces the protein MQAELQTALFQAFDTLNLQRVKTFSVPPVTLCGLGALSTCGQEAKARGLTHMFVMVDRFLHQAGMTAALERSLAMKGVAMTLWPCPAGEPCITDVCAAVAQLRESKCDSVVAFGGGSVLDAAKAVALLVTNPTQTLADMTEHSVLRARLPLIAVPTTAGTGSETTNVTVIIDAATGLKQVLAHALLMPDVAILDAALTEGVPAHVTAMTGIDALTHAVEAYSALNATPFTDSLAIGAIAMIGKSLPKAVGYGQDLAARESMLLASCMAGMAFSSAGLGLCHAMAHQPGAALHIPHGQANAMLLPTVMGFNRMVCRERFSHIGRALTNKRSDDRDAIDAVSELISEVGQTKRLSDVGAKPEHYSAWAHAALEDICIRSNPRTATQADIIALYATAQ, from the coding sequence ATGCAAGCTGAATTGCAGACCGCGCTCTTTCAGGCATTCGATACCCTGAATCTGCAACGCGTAAAAACGTTTAGCGTTCCACCGGTTACGTTATGTGGACTGGGAGCGCTGAGTACCTGTGGGCAGGAAGCAAAAGCGCGCGGACTGACGCATATGTTCGTCATGGTTGATCGTTTCCTGCATCAGGCGGGGATGACCGCTGCACTGGAGCGCAGCCTGGCGATGAAAGGCGTGGCGATGACGCTGTGGCCATGTCCGGCGGGCGAACCGTGCATTACGGACGTCTGCGCGGCGGTCGCGCAATTGCGTGAATCGAAGTGCGATAGCGTTGTGGCCTTCGGCGGCGGTTCCGTACTGGATGCCGCAAAGGCAGTCGCGTTGCTGGTGACCAACCCCACGCAGACGCTGGCTGACATGACGGAGCACAGCGTGTTGCGTGCGCGTCTGCCGCTGATTGCGGTGCCAACTACCGCCGGAACAGGCTCAGAAACCACTAACGTCACGGTGATTATCGACGCCGCGACAGGACTTAAACAAGTGCTGGCCCACGCACTGCTGATGCCGGATGTGGCGATCCTTGACGCCGCGCTGACGGAAGGTGTGCCCGCACACGTCACGGCGATGACCGGGATCGATGCGCTGACGCACGCCGTTGAAGCATATAGCGCGCTGAACGCGACGCCGTTTACCGACAGCCTGGCGATTGGCGCGATTGCGATGATCGGTAAATCGCTGCCGAAGGCCGTCGGCTACGGTCAGGATCTGGCGGCGCGGGAAAGCATGCTGCTGGCGTCCTGCATGGCGGGAATGGCGTTTTCCAGCGCGGGACTGGGCTTGTGTCATGCGATGGCGCACCAGCCGGGCGCTGCGCTGCATATCCCGCACGGACAGGCTAACGCCATGCTGCTGCCCACGGTAATGGGGTTCAACCGCATGGTGTGTCGTGAGCGCTTCAGTCATATCGGACGGGCGTTAACTAACAAGAGGTCGGACGATCGCGATGCCATCGACGCCGTCAGCGAGTTGATTAGTGAAGTGGGCCAGACAAAACGACTCTCTGACGTTGGGGCAAAGCCCGAGCATTACAGCGCATGGGCGCATGCCGCGCTGGAGGATATTTGTATTCGCAGTAACCCACGCACCGCCACGCAGGCCGACATTATCGCGTTGTATGCGACGGCACAATAA
- the eutN gene encoding ethanolamine utilization microcompartment protein EutN yields the protein MKLAIVTGQIVCTVRHQGLAHDKLLMVEMIDAQGNPDGQCAVAIDSIGAGTGEWVLLVSGSSARQAHRHESSPVDLCVIGIVDEVVAGGQVIFHK from the coding sequence ATGAAACTGGCAATCGTCACAGGACAAATTGTTTGTACCGTACGCCATCAGGGGCTCGCGCACGACAAGTTGCTGATGGTGGAAATGATTGATGCCCAGGGTAATCCCGACGGCCAGTGTGCTGTTGCTATCGACAGCATCGGAGCGGGAACCGGGGAGTGGGTGCTGCTGGTCAGCGGCAGCTCAGCCCGTCAGGCGCACCGTCACGAATCATCACCTGTCGATCTGTGCGTGATTGGCATCGTCGATGAAGTGGTGGCTGGTGGCCAGGTGATCTTCCATAAATAA
- a CDS encoding aldehyde dehydrogenase family protein, producing the protein MNQQDIEQVVKAVLLKMKDSSQPVSAVQEMGVFASLDDAVTAAKLAQQGLKSVAMRQLAIAALREAGEKHARELAELAVTETGMGRVDDKFAKNVAQARGTPGVECLSPQVLTGDNGLTLIENAPWGVVASVTPSTNPAATVINNAISLIAAGNSVVFAPHPAAKKVSQRAITLLNQAIVAAGGPANLLVTVANPDIETAQRLFKYPGIGLLVVTGGEAVVDAARKHTNKRLIAAGAGNPPVVVDETADLARAAQSIVKGASFDNNIICADEKVLIVVDSVADELMRLMESQHAVKLTVAQAEQLQPVLLKNIDERGKGTVSRDWVGRDAGKIAATIGLTVPEQTRLLFVETSATHPFAVTELMMPVLPVVRVASVDEAIELAVKLEGGCHHTAAMHSRNIDNMNRMANAIDTSIFVKNGPCIAGLGLGGEGWTTMTITTPTGEGVTSARTFVRLRRCVLVDAFRIV; encoded by the coding sequence ATGAATCAACAGGATATTGAACAGGTCGTGAAAGCGGTGCTGCTGAAAATGAAAGACAGCAGCCAGCCCGTCAGTGCCGTTCAAGAAATGGGCGTTTTTGCCTCCCTGGATGACGCAGTGACGGCAGCAAAACTGGCCCAGCAGGGGTTGAAAAGCGTCGCCATGCGTCAGTTGGCTATCGCGGCTCTTCGCGAGGCGGGCGAAAAGCACGCCAGAGAATTAGCGGAACTTGCCGTCACAGAAACCGGCATGGGACGCGTTGACGATAAATTTGCCAAAAACGTGGCGCAGGCACGCGGTACGCCGGGGGTGGAATGCCTGTCTCCACAGGTCCTGACCGGCGATAACGGTCTGACGCTGATTGAAAATGCGCCGTGGGGCGTGGTGGCCTCGGTGACGCCGTCTACCAACCCTGCCGCAACTGTTATCAACAACGCCATCAGCCTGATTGCCGCTGGCAACAGCGTGGTCTTCGCCCCGCATCCTGCGGCAAAAAAAGTCTCTCAGCGCGCCATTACGCTGCTTAACCAGGCGATTGTTGCCGCAGGCGGCCCGGCAAACCTGCTGGTGACCGTTGCCAATCCGGATATCGAAACCGCCCAGCGCCTGTTCAAGTACCCAGGCATCGGCCTGCTGGTGGTAACCGGCGGTGAAGCCGTAGTGGATGCTGCGCGTAAGCACACCAACAAGCGTCTGATTGCCGCCGGTGCGGGTAACCCGCCGGTGGTGGTGGATGAAACGGCCGACCTGGCCCGCGCGGCGCAGTCGATCGTCAAAGGCGCATCGTTTGATAACAACATCATCTGCGCCGATGAAAAAGTCCTGATCGTCGTGGATAGCGTTGCCGACGAACTGATGCGCCTGATGGAAAGCCAGCATGCGGTGAAACTGACTGTGGCTCAGGCCGAACAGCTGCAACCTGTGCTGCTGAAAAATATCGATGAGCGCGGTAAAGGCACGGTCAGTCGTGACTGGGTAGGTCGCGATGCAGGAAAAATCGCGGCGACGATTGGTCTGACCGTACCAGAGCAAACGCGGCTGTTATTCGTCGAAACCTCAGCGACGCATCCGTTTGCCGTCACCGAATTGATGATGCCGGTGTTGCCTGTCGTGCGGGTCGCCAGCGTCGATGAGGCCATTGAACTGGCGGTCAAGCTTGAAGGCGGCTGTCACCATACGGCGGCGATGCATTCGCGCAATATCGACAACATGAACCGCATGGCAAACGCCATTGATACCAGCATTTTCGTCAAGAACGGACCGTGTATTGCGGGGCTTGGGCTCGGCGGCGAAGGCTGGACCACGATGACCATTACCACACCAACCGGGGAAGGGGTGACCAGCGCGCGCACGTTTGTGCGTCTGCGTCGCTGTGTGTTGGTGGACGCCTTCAGAATTGTATAA
- the pta gene encoding phosphate acetyltransferase, with translation MIIERARQLSHRSPARVVFPDALDVRVLKAANYLHQHRLARPILVASPFALRQFALSHRVAMDGIQVIDPQSNLPMREEFALRWLARAGDKTPADAREKLNDPLMFAAAMVSAGKADVCIAGNLSSTANVLRAGLRIIGLQPGCKTLSSIFLMLPQYLGPSLGFADCSVVPQPTAAQLADIAIASAQTWQGITGEEPRVAMLSFSSNGSARHPNVANVQQATEIVRERAPQLIVDGELQFDAAFVPEVAAQKAPASPLKGNANVMVFPSLEAGNIGYKIAQRLGGYRAVGPLIQGLAAPLHDLSRGCSVQEIIELALVAAVPRQTDVSRENASHTLVV, from the coding sequence GTGATCATTGAACGTGCTCGTCAACTCTCCCACCGCTCACCTGCACGGGTGGTGTTTCCGGATGCGCTGGATGTTCGGGTACTGAAGGCGGCAAATTATCTGCATCAGCACCGTCTGGCGCGTCCCATTCTCGTCGCCAGTCCGTTTGCGCTGCGCCAGTTTGCTCTCAGCCACCGGGTGGCGATGGATGGCATTCAGGTTATCGATCCGCAAAGCAACCTGCCAATGCGTGAAGAGTTTGCGCTGCGCTGGTTGGCCCGCGCGGGAGATAAAACGCCTGCGGATGCCCGGGAAAAACTCAACGATCCGCTGATGTTCGCCGCGGCAATGGTCAGCGCGGGTAAAGCTGACGTCTGTATTGCGGGCAATCTATCGTCGACGGCCAACGTGCTGCGCGCCGGTTTGCGCATTATTGGGCTACAGCCAGGCTGTAAAACGCTGTCGTCAATTTTCCTGATGCTGCCACAGTATCTCGGGCCGTCATTAGGATTTGCCGATTGCAGCGTCGTGCCGCAGCCCACCGCCGCACAGCTGGCGGATATTGCGATTGCCAGCGCGCAGACATGGCAGGGGATCACGGGGGAAGAGCCGCGCGTGGCCATGCTGTCGTTTTCAAGTAATGGCAGCGCTCGCCATCCCAACGTCGCTAACGTGCAGCAGGCGACGGAGATTGTTCGTGAGCGTGCCCCGCAGCTTATCGTGGATGGCGAACTGCAATTTGATGCCGCCTTTGTTCCGGAAGTCGCCGCGCAAAAAGCGCCTGCCAGTCCGTTAAAGGGCAATGCCAACGTGATGGTTTTCCCGTCGCTGGAGGCAGGCAATATTGGCTACAAAATTGCCCAGCGTTTGGGAGGGTATCGCGCCGTTGGACCCTTGATTCAGGGACTTGCCGCACCGCTTCACGACCTCTCTCGCGGCTGTAGCGTACAGGAAATTATCGAACTGGCGTTGGTGGCCGCTGTGCCGCGCCAGACTGACGTGAGTCGTGAAAACGCCTCGCACACACTGGTTGTATAA
- the eutA gene encoding ethanolamine ammonia-lyase reactivating factor EutA codes for MNIRQLLSVGIDIGTTTTQVIFSRLELVNRAAVSQVPRYEFIKREISWQSPVFFTPVDKQGGLKEAELKALILAQYQAAGIKPEAVDSGAIIITGESAKTRNARPAVMALSQSLGDFVVASAGPHLESVIAGQGAGVQTLSEQKMCRVLNIDIGGGTSNYVLFDAGKVSGSACLNVGGRLLETDGQGRVVHAHQPGQMIVDDVFGPGFDARALNAAQLVQVARRMAALIVEVIDGTLSPLAQAMMQTGLLPAGVKPDVITLSGGVGECYRNQPADPFCFSDIGPLLATALHEHPRLREMNVQFPAQTVRATVIGAGAHTLSLSGSTIWLEGVTLPLRNLPVAIPVDEADLVAAWQQALMQLDLDPQTDAYVLALPGSLPVRYAALLTVIDALLAFVARYPNPHPLLVVAEQDFGKALGMLLRPQLQQHPLAVIDEVVVRAGDYIDIGTPLFGGSVVPVTVKSLAFPS; via the coding sequence GTGAATATTCGCCAGCTACTCAGCGTCGGTATCGATATCGGCACCACCACCACTCAGGTGATCTTCTCGCGCCTTGAGCTGGTCAACCGTGCGGCAGTGTCGCAGGTGCCGCGCTACGAATTCATCAAACGCGAAATTAGCTGGCAAAGCCCGGTGTTTTTTACCCCGGTTGATAAGCAGGGCGGGTTGAAAGAGGCCGAACTTAAGGCGCTGATCCTCGCCCAGTATCAGGCGGCGGGCATCAAGCCTGAGGCCGTCGATTCCGGTGCGATCATCATTACCGGAGAAAGCGCCAAAACCCGCAACGCACGACCCGCAGTGATGGCGCTCTCCCAGTCGCTGGGGGACTTTGTGGTTGCCAGCGCCGGCCCGCATCTGGAATCGGTGATTGCCGGTCAAGGCGCGGGAGTGCAAACCCTGTCCGAGCAAAAAATGTGCCGGGTACTGAATATCGACATCGGCGGCGGGACGTCGAACTACGTCCTGTTCGATGCCGGAAAGGTCAGCGGTTCGGCCTGCCTGAACGTTGGTGGAAGGCTTCTGGAAACGGACGGTCAGGGGCGAGTGGTGCATGCGCATCAACCGGGACAGATGATTGTTGATGACGTATTTGGTCCGGGCTTTGACGCCCGAGCCCTCAATGCGGCGCAGCTTGTTCAGGTGGCCCGACGGATGGCGGCGCTGATTGTGGAGGTGATTGACGGCACGCTTTCACCGCTGGCGCAGGCGATGATGCAAACCGGTTTACTGCCTGCGGGTGTGAAACCGGATGTGATTACGCTTTCAGGGGGAGTGGGCGAATGCTACCGCAACCAACCTGCCGATCCGTTCTGTTTTTCCGATATCGGGCCGCTCCTCGCCACGGCGCTGCATGAACATCCGCGTCTGCGTGAGATGAACGTGCAGTTCCCGGCGCAGACCGTGCGTGCCACGGTGATTGGTGCCGGTGCGCATACGCTGTCGCTTTCGGGCAGCACTATCTGGCTGGAAGGCGTGACGCTTCCGCTGCGCAATCTGCCGGTGGCGATTCCGGTTGATGAGGCTGATCTGGTTGCCGCCTGGCAGCAAGCGCTGATGCAACTCGATCTGGATCCGCAAACGGACGCCTACGTGCTGGCGCTACCCGGTTCGCTGCCGGTGCGCTACGCCGCGCTATTAACGGTGATTGATGCGCTGCTGGCCTTCGTCGCGCGCTATCCGAATCCGCATCCCCTGCTGGTGGTAGCCGAGCAGGATTTTGGTAAAGCCCTGGGCATGCTGTTACGCCCACAGTTACAGCAACACCCGCTGGCGGTCATCGATGAGGTGGTTGTCCGGGCGGGGGACTATATCGACATTGGTACGCCTCTTTTTGGCGGATCGGTTGTGCCGGTGACGGTGAAATCACTCGCATTTCCTTCCTGA
- the eutQ gene encoding ethanolamine utilization acetate kinase EutQ, producing MKKLITANDIRAAHARGEQEMSVVLRASIITPEAREVAELLGVTISECDESTPCAAAAKPAAVIDGKTENQRIRETIIAQLPEGQFTESLVAQLMDKVMKEKQSLEQGGMQPSFNSVTGKGGVKVIDGSSVKFGRFDGAQPHCVGLTDLVTDQDGSSMAAGFMQWDNAFFPWTLNYDEIDMILEGELHVRHEGETMIAKAGDVMFIPKGSSIEFGTPSTVKFLYVAWPANWQSC from the coding sequence GTGAAAAAACTCATCACAGCTAACGATATTCGTGCGGCCCACGCACGCGGTGAACAGGAAATGTCAGTTGTTCTGCGCGCCAGCATCATCACCCCGGAGGCGCGCGAAGTTGCGGAGCTGCTGGGCGTCACCATCAGCGAATGCGATGAATCCACGCCATGCGCAGCCGCTGCTAAACCGGCTGCGGTGATTGATGGCAAAACGGAAAACCAACGCATTCGCGAAACCATCATTGCACAGTTACCGGAAGGACAGTTTACCGAAAGCCTGGTTGCCCAACTGATGGACAAAGTCATGAAGGAGAAACAGTCGCTGGAGCAGGGCGGAATGCAGCCGAGCTTTAACTCGGTGACTGGCAAAGGCGGCGTCAAAGTCATCGACGGCAGTAGCGTGAAGTTTGGTCGTTTTGACGGCGCACAGCCGCACTGTGTGGGGTTAACCGATCTGGTGACCGACCAGGACGGCAGCAGTATGGCCGCCGGGTTCATGCAGTGGGATAACGCCTTTTTCCCATGGACGCTGAACTACGACGAAATCGACATGATTCTGGAAGGTGAGCTGCACGTTCGTCACGAAGGTGAAACCATGATTGCTAAAGCCGGGGACGTGATGTTTATCCCGAAAGGCTCCAGCATCGAATTTGGTACGCCCTCGACGGTGAAGTTTCTGTATGTGGCCTGGCCTGCGAACTGGCAGTCCTGCTAA